A region from the Dinoroseobacter shibae DFL 12 = DSM 16493 genome encodes:
- a CDS encoding FGGY-family carbohydrate kinase produces the protein MTCFIGVDVGTGSARAGVFDLEGTLLASRKHDIQMWRALGNIAEQSSDDIWQAVCSCVRGAISDAGISPQEVRGIGFDAACSLVALDGDMRPLSVSASGDVARNVIVWMDQRATDQAARINAKEYPVLEFVGGAISPEMQTPKLLWLRENMPESFAAAGQFFDLVDYLTWAATGSLARSCCTVTCKWTYLAHEDRWDNSYFEEIGLRELASENFSRIGTEIVPPGSALAQGLSHGAAAQMGLLAGIPVAAGLIDAHAGGIGTVGADPERGPEATMAYVFGTSACTMSTSPEAHRVPGVWGPYYSAMVPGMWLSEGGQSAAGEAIAHLVTVHPASAEAEAAARAEGLSLQTYLLRQVDRRVSEKSEVALLAGARVVVPDFLGNRAPFADPGATGAILGLTLSADFEDLLATYVAAVLGVGYGLRQIMQAQGQHGVRPSTIVVSGGAGESDTIKQLLADSSGFPVLSTRSAEPVLLGAAMLGAVAAGAYPTIQSAMSAMSSVKARFDPSSAEILALHQKRFEAFEMLQKADQTVRQAMVALPKGSV, from the coding sequence GTGACCTGTTTTATCGGTGTCGATGTCGGCACGGGCAGCGCCCGCGCAGGGGTTTTTGATCTCGAAGGGACCCTTCTTGCCAGCAGGAAGCACGACATCCAGATGTGGCGCGCACTTGGCAACATCGCAGAGCAGTCCTCCGATGATATCTGGCAGGCGGTCTGCAGCTGCGTGCGTGGGGCAATCTCCGACGCGGGGATCTCTCCGCAAGAGGTCCGCGGCATCGGCTTCGACGCGGCCTGTTCCCTGGTTGCCTTGGACGGCGACATGCGCCCGCTCAGTGTCAGCGCCTCGGGCGATGTCGCGCGCAATGTCATCGTCTGGATGGACCAGCGTGCCACCGATCAAGCCGCTCGGATAAACGCCAAGGAGTATCCCGTTTTGGAATTTGTCGGTGGTGCGATCTCGCCGGAGATGCAGACCCCGAAACTGCTTTGGCTGCGGGAGAACATGCCTGAGAGCTTCGCGGCTGCCGGGCAGTTTTTTGATCTTGTCGACTACCTTACCTGGGCCGCAACCGGGTCACTGGCACGCTCTTGCTGTACGGTGACATGCAAATGGACCTACCTCGCGCATGAGGATCGATGGGATAACAGCTATTTCGAAGAAATCGGTTTGCGGGAACTGGCGTCGGAGAACTTCTCCCGCATCGGGACTGAGATAGTGCCTCCTGGATCTGCGTTGGCCCAAGGCCTGAGCCATGGCGCCGCCGCTCAGATGGGCCTTTTGGCCGGGATACCTGTTGCAGCGGGATTGATCGATGCGCACGCGGGCGGGATCGGCACGGTCGGTGCCGATCCCGAGCGCGGTCCCGAGGCCACGATGGCCTACGTCTTTGGCACCTCGGCCTGCACCATGTCGACATCGCCCGAAGCGCACAGGGTGCCCGGTGTCTGGGGGCCCTATTACTCTGCCATGGTGCCAGGCATGTGGTTGTCCGAAGGGGGCCAATCCGCAGCGGGCGAAGCCATTGCGCATCTCGTGACCGTCCATCCCGCCAGCGCCGAGGCCGAGGCAGCCGCCCGGGCCGAGGGGCTGTCATTGCAAACCTATCTCCTGCGCCAAGTTGACCGCCGCGTCTCGGAAAAAAGCGAAGTTGCTTTGCTCGCCGGTGCGCGCGTGGTGGTGCCGGATTTCCTCGGCAACCGCGCCCCGTTTGCAGACCCGGGGGCCACGGGCGCGATCTTGGGCCTGACGCTGTCTGCGGATTTCGAGGACCTCCTTGCTACGTATGTCGCCGCGGTCCTCGGCGTCGGATACGGGCTGAGGCAGATCATGCAGGCGCAAGGCCAGCATGGAGTGCGACCTTCGACCATCGTGGTCAGCGGCGGTGCCGGGGAAAGCGATACGATCAAGCAGCTTCTGGCGGACTCGAGCGGTTTTCCGGTGCTGTCGACACGTTCGGCCGAACCCGTGTTGCTTGGCGCCGCGATGTTGGGAGCGGTCGCGGCTGGGGCGTATCCGACAATCCAATCGGCAATGTCCGCGATGTCGTCTGTCAAAGCACGCTTCGACCCGTCGTCTGCCGAGATCTTGGCGCTGCATCAAAAACGTTTCGAGGCCTTCGAGATGCTGCAAAAGGCAGATCAAACGGTCCGACAAGCCATGGTGGCCTTGCCGAAGGGGTCGGTTTGA
- a CDS encoding SDR family oxidoreductase codes for MTDLSGKVVAITGGASGIGLACARACIDAGAKVAIIDRNATALEEVRAELGAQAVPIVTDLMDKASVAQMLSRILDKAGRLDAFHANAGAYVGGDVLAGDPDEWDHVLNLNINAAFRSVHAVLPHLAKQGSGDVILTSSVAGVIPVVWEPIYTASKHAVQAFTHSVRRQMSKHGVRVGAILPGPVVTALLDDWPKPKMEQALAEGSLMQPKDVADCVVFMLTRPSNVTIRDLVLLPNAVDL; via the coding sequence ATGACGGATTTGTCTGGAAAGGTCGTGGCAATCACGGGGGGCGCCTCGGGGATCGGTTTGGCTTGCGCGCGTGCGTGCATCGACGCGGGGGCCAAGGTTGCCATCATAGATCGAAACGCAACGGCTTTGGAAGAGGTCCGCGCCGAGCTCGGCGCGCAGGCCGTTCCGATCGTGACGGACCTGATGGACAAGGCGAGCGTGGCGCAGATGTTGTCCCGAATTCTGGACAAAGCCGGACGGTTGGACGCTTTCCATGCCAACGCGGGCGCCTATGTCGGTGGCGATGTCCTCGCAGGGGATCCCGACGAATGGGATCATGTGCTGAACCTCAACATCAATGCCGCGTTCCGATCTGTGCATGCGGTCTTGCCGCACCTGGCGAAGCAGGGCTCGGGCGACGTCATCCTGACGAGTTCGGTCGCAGGCGTCATCCCCGTAGTGTGGGAGCCGATTTACACCGCCTCCAAACATGCCGTGCAAGCCTTCACCCACAGCGTCCGGCGGCAGATGTCCAAACACGGTGTGCGCGTCGGCGCGATACTGCCCGGACCGGTCGTGACGGCCTTGTTGGATGACTGGCCCAAGCCCAAGATGGAACAGGCCTTGGCCGAAGGCAGCCTCATGCAACCCAAGGACGTTGCCGACTGCGTCGTTTTCATGCTTACGCGGCCTTCCAACGTGACGATCCGCGACCTCGTCCTTTTGCCAAACGCGGTGGACTTGTGA
- a CDS encoding D-amino acid dehydrogenase: MKVVIMGAGVIGVTTAYYLAKQGVKVVVIDRQTGPGLETSYANAGQLSYGMSSPWAAPGIPLKAVKWMFMKRRPLFIMPLLSPTMWKWCLQMLRNCNAESYAINKGRMVRVSSYSRDVMPDLIADTGIEYDGRQMGTLQLFRTAKQMKASKADQAVLAEYGSPYEVLGRDACIEVEPALAEVRGKFVGGLRLTSDRTGDCRMFTIALTDKCIEMGVEFQYGQTIKAIAVENGKISGVDTEIAGRISGDAYVCAMGSYAVNVLNPIGIRLPVYPVKGYSVTLPVTNDAFAPQSTIMDETHKVAITRLGDRIRVAGQAEIVGYSNRLGPHATDTVRHVIGDLFPKGGDLSRAEGWTGLRPMTPDGTPVLGPTRYENLFLNTGHGTLGWTMACGSGRAVADVVMGKPPEISMEGLTAARYAR; encoded by the coding sequence ATGAAAGTCGTTATCATGGGCGCGGGCGTCATCGGCGTCACCACCGCATATTACCTGGCCAAGCAAGGCGTAAAGGTCGTGGTCATTGACCGTCAGACCGGTCCGGGCCTGGAGACGAGTTACGCCAACGCGGGGCAGTTGAGCTACGGGATGAGCTCGCCTTGGGCGGCGCCGGGTATTCCGCTCAAGGCGGTCAAATGGATGTTCATGAAACGTCGTCCGTTGTTCATCATGCCGCTCCTGAGCCCGACCATGTGGAAATGGTGTCTGCAGATGCTGCGCAACTGCAACGCCGAAAGCTACGCGATCAACAAGGGGCGCATGGTGCGTGTGTCCAGTTATTCGCGCGATGTCATGCCGGATCTGATCGCCGACACCGGTATCGAATACGACGGACGCCAGATGGGCACGCTGCAACTTTTCCGCACCGCCAAACAGATGAAAGCATCCAAGGCCGATCAAGCGGTCTTGGCCGAGTACGGCTCGCCATACGAGGTGCTCGGGCGCGATGCCTGTATAGAAGTAGAACCGGCCTTGGCGGAAGTCCGCGGAAAATTCGTCGGCGGATTACGCCTGACTTCGGACCGCACCGGCGATTGCCGCATGTTCACGATTGCCTTGACCGACAAGTGCATCGAAATGGGCGTTGAGTTCCAGTACGGCCAAACCATCAAGGCCATCGCCGTCGAGAATGGCAAGATCTCGGGTGTGGACACGGAAATTGCCGGGCGTATTTCCGGGGACGCCTATGTGTGTGCCATGGGCAGTTACGCCGTGAACGTTCTGAACCCCATCGGGATCAGGCTGCCGGTCTATCCGGTCAAGGGCTATTCCGTCACGCTCCCCGTCACGAACGACGCGTTCGCCCCGCAATCGACGATCATGGACGAGACGCACAAGGTCGCGATCACCCGCTTGGGCGATCGTATCCGCGTGGCGGGGCAAGCCGAGATCGTGGGCTATTCCAATCGCCTGGGCCCGCATGCCACCGACACGGTACGGCATGTGATTGGCGATCTGTTTCCCAAGGGCGGCGATCTCTCTCGTGCCGAAGGTTGGACGGGTTTGCGCCCGATGACGCCCGATGGCACGCCGGTTCTCGGCCCGACGCGTTACGAAAACCTGTTCCTGAACACCGGGCATGGGACGCTGGGCTGGACCATGGCTTGTGGCTCGGGCCGGGCCGTTGCCGATGTGGTCATGGGAAAACCGCCTGAAATCTCGATGGAGGGGCTGACAGCGGCGCGCTACGCGCGGTGA
- a CDS encoding ABC transporter ATP-binding protein: MTAAALLVEDLSWAPKRGASVLHPTSFALAPGRILGVVGANGAGKSTLLRLLYRYLRPAGGRVLLDGVDIWSISAREVARSIAVVLQEQPTDFALTVREIVALGRTPHRSGLASAGDSDARIVRAALARLDLAAFADRMFGTLSGGERQRVMVARALAQEPRLLVLDEPTNHLDIRHQLEVLDLIGTLGPTIVTSLHDINLAATHTDEVLVLSDGQALACGPPGEVLSEDLIARAFGVRVSRQTLAPSGDPHLTFHL, from the coding sequence GTGACGGCCGCCGCTCTGCTGGTCGAGGATCTGAGCTGGGCTCCGAAGCGTGGCGCGTCCGTCCTGCACCCGACCTCCTTCGCGCTGGCCCCTGGCCGTATACTCGGCGTCGTCGGAGCGAACGGCGCGGGCAAGTCCACACTGCTGCGTTTGCTCTATCGCTATCTCCGCCCTGCCGGCGGAAGAGTGCTGCTGGACGGAGTGGACATCTGGTCGATCTCAGCCCGCGAGGTGGCCCGCTCGATCGCTGTAGTATTGCAGGAGCAGCCCACCGACTTCGCGTTGACCGTGCGCGAGATCGTGGCCCTTGGCCGAACACCACATCGCAGTGGCCTGGCCTCGGCTGGGGACAGCGATGCCCGGATCGTGCGCGCCGCCCTCGCCAGGCTGGACCTTGCGGCCTTTGCCGATCGCATGTTCGGAACACTGTCGGGCGGGGAACGTCAGCGTGTCATGGTCGCGCGCGCACTGGCGCAGGAGCCACGGCTGCTTGTTCTGGACGAACCGACCAATCACCTCGATATCCGCCATCAACTGGAAGTGTTGGACCTGATCGGCACCCTGGGTCCGACCATCGTCACCTCGCTCCATGACATCAATCTGGCCGCGACCCACACAGATGAGGTGTTGGTTCTCTCGGACGGCCAGGCTCTGGCTTGCGGCCCGCCGGGCGAGGTGTTGAGCGAAGATCTGATCGCGCGCGCCTTCGGTGTCCGCGTCTCGCGCCAGACCCTTGCGCCCAGCGGCGACCCTCACCTGACGTTCCATCTCTAA
- a CDS encoding DUF1636 family protein: MDATGYHSHRITICTSCRHKGRDCRPGLELIDRLRAALKAAGGLLSNDFEISGVACMAGCDRPCTVAYHASAKATYLFGDIEPGQDIEDLVAFARQYRDLDDGWCSSTTRPGKLQRTTLARVPAALIVAEAGPVQ; this comes from the coding sequence ATGGACGCAACCGGATATCATTCCCACAGGATCACGATCTGCACGTCGTGCCGACACAAGGGCCGCGACTGCCGCCCTGGCCTTGAGCTGATCGACCGCTTGCGCGCGGCGCTCAAAGCGGCCGGAGGTCTCCTGTCGAACGATTTTGAGATTTCGGGTGTGGCCTGTATGGCCGGCTGCGATAGACCCTGCACTGTCGCTTACCACGCATCCGCCAAGGCGACGTACCTGTTCGGTGACATCGAGCCGGGGCAGGACATCGAAGATCTCGTTGCCTTCGCACGGCAGTATCGCGACCTGGACGACGGTTGGTGCTCCTCGACCACGCGGCCGGGCAAGCTGCAGCGCACGACATTGGCCCGCGTGCCGGCTGCACTGATCGTCGCCGAGGCGGGGCCGGTCCAGTGA
- the rnk gene encoding nucleoside diphosphate kinase regulator: MSTSLQATKKQTKRSPKIVINADDLEHLEGLADGMMRRQPALADRLFDEIARARIVAPSKMPKNVVSMGSRVTYRDEATGQEKSVTLVYPEEADIARLRVSVTTPIGVALLGLAEGASFHWETRGNQRRMLTIIQVEQPAATR; the protein is encoded by the coding sequence ATGTCTACATCACTTCAAGCTACGAAAAAGCAGACCAAACGTTCTCCGAAAATTGTCATCAATGCGGATGATCTCGAGCATCTCGAGGGGCTGGCGGACGGCATGATGCGGCGTCAGCCCGCACTTGCGGACCGTTTGTTCGACGAAATCGCGCGCGCGCGTATCGTGGCACCCTCCAAGATGCCGAAAAATGTCGTGAGTATGGGGAGTAGGGTGACCTATCGCGATGAGGCGACCGGACAGGAAAAGTCCGTGACCCTCGTTTATCCCGAAGAGGCCGATATTGCCCGGCTCCGGGTGTCCGTGACGACGCCGATCGGTGTCGCCCTGCTGGGCTTGGCGGAAGGCGCCAGTTTCCACTGGGAGACAAGGGGAAACCAGCGACGGATGCTGACCATCATTCAGGTGGAACAACCCGCAGCGACCCGGTGA